In a genomic window of Sarcophilus harrisii chromosome 4, mSarHar1.11, whole genome shotgun sequence:
- the BTG2 gene encoding protein BTG2, whose product MSQTRWKRVDMVPEIAAAVGFLSSLLRTRGCVSEQRLQVFSGALQEALTEHYKHHWFPEKPSKGSGYRCIRINHKMDPIISKVARQIGLSLPQLYRLLPSELTLWVDPYEVSYRIGEDGSICVLYEAGPTSSSCGLLTCKNQIMLGRSSPSKNYVMAVSS is encoded by the exons ATGAGCCAGACGCGCTGGAAGAGGGTCGACATGGTCCCGGAGATCGCCGCCGCCGTGGGCTTCCTCTCGAGCCTGTTGAGGACCCGCGGCTGTGTAAGCGAACAGAGGCTGCAAGTTTTCAGCGGGGCCCTTCAAGAGGCACTCACAG AGCACTACAAACACCACTGGTTCCCAGAAAAGCCATCCAAAGGTTCAGGCTACCGCTGCATCCGAATCAACCACAAGATGGACCCCATCATCAGCAAGGTAGCCAGGCAGATTGGACTCAGCCTGCCCCAGCTATACCGCCTGCTGCCCAGCGAGTTGACCCTTTGGGTGGACCCCTATGAAGTGTCCTACCGAATTGGGGAAGATGGATCAATTTGTGTCCTCTATGAGGCGGGGCCCACTTCATCCTCTTGTGGACTCCTCACTTGCAAGAACCAAATCATGCTGGGCCGGAGCAGCCCCTCAAAGAACTATGTGATGGCCGTCTCCAGTTAA